Proteins found in one Amycolatopsis aidingensis genomic segment:
- a CDS encoding S8 family peptidase produces MSVLRLTNAALACAVLVLSGQATALGAQAAEEPSCSNSGHSLRYVVLFDRSTPERTAAGRVTAACGALTTYYPEIGVAIATSADRRFAERLGPDRAFSAEAERLAAQPAGRTATPPESPRGPVATTRPDSVPRADRTAEQWNMQAIHAGWARRVNPGTPEVVVGVLDSGIDPAHPELRAAVDPALSAGCLSGAPDTARSAWRPGTSAHGTHVAGIIAAADDGRGISGVAPGVRLASIRVIDDRGRVDPAAAVCGFMWAAEHGMAVTNSSFFVDPWSLSCRLDDRQRVAREAVGRAVEYAHAVGTLNIAAATNEAINLTPSPRAGQRRPPGRGGCEALPAGLRDTLTVSAVTSEEVKAGYSSYGLGVVDLAAPGGDGDDCVLSTVPGGYASRCGTSMAAPHVAGVAALMASAAPGRSATALARELGEDATPIPCPTDYDLTGDGRQEAYCAGYRGYNGFYGHGMVDAFASSGPAS; encoded by the coding sequence GTGTCCGTGCTGCGGCTCACCAACGCGGCACTCGCCTGCGCGGTCCTGGTGCTGTCCGGCCAGGCCACAGCCCTCGGCGCGCAGGCCGCTGAGGAACCTTCCTGTAGTAACAGTGGGCACAGTCTACGTTACGTTGTGTTGTTCGACCGATCAACTCCGGAACGCACGGCGGCCGGGCGGGTGACCGCGGCCTGCGGTGCACTGACGACCTACTACCCCGAGATCGGGGTGGCCATCGCCACCTCGGCGGACCGGCGGTTCGCCGAACGCCTCGGTCCGGACCGGGCCTTCAGCGCCGAGGCCGAGCGGCTGGCCGCGCAGCCCGCCGGGCGCACGGCGACCCCACCGGAAAGCCCGCGCGGGCCGGTAGCAACGACGCGGCCGGACTCGGTTCCCCGCGCCGACCGCACCGCGGAGCAGTGGAACATGCAGGCGATCCACGCGGGCTGGGCCCGGCGGGTCAACCCCGGCACGCCGGAGGTCGTGGTCGGCGTCCTCGACTCCGGGATCGATCCAGCCCACCCCGAGCTGCGGGCGGCGGTGGATCCCGCGCTGTCCGCAGGCTGTCTGAGCGGCGCACCGGACACCGCGCGGTCGGCGTGGCGGCCGGGCACCTCGGCGCACGGTACGCATGTGGCGGGGATCATCGCGGCGGCGGACGACGGCCGCGGGATCAGCGGGGTGGCTCCCGGCGTCCGGCTGGCCTCGATCCGGGTCATCGACGATCGCGGGCGGGTGGACCCCGCGGCCGCGGTGTGCGGCTTCATGTGGGCCGCCGAGCACGGCATGGCGGTCACCAACAGCAGCTTCTTCGTCGACCCCTGGTCCCTGTCCTGCCGCCTCGACGACCGGCAGCGGGTGGCGCGCGAGGCGGTCGGCCGGGCCGTGGAGTACGCACACGCCGTGGGCACGCTGAACATCGCCGCCGCCACCAACGAGGCGATCAACCTGACCCCTTCACCGCGCGCCGGGCAGCGGCGACCGCCGGGGCGCGGCGGCTGCGAGGCACTGCCGGCCGGGCTGCGCGACACGCTGACGGTGTCCGCGGTGACCAGCGAGGAGGTGAAGGCGGGCTACAGCTCCTACGGCCTTGGCGTGGTGGACCTCGCCGCCCCGGGCGGCGACGGGGACGACTGCGTGCTGTCCACCGTTCCCGGTGGGTACGCGTCGCGCTGCGGAACCTCGATGGCCGCGCCCCATGTCGCGGGTGTCGCGGCGCTGATGGCCTCGGCCGCACCGGGCCGGTCCGCGACCGCGCTGGCCCGCGAACTCGGCGAGGACGCCACACCGATCCCCTGCCCCACCGACTACGACCTCACCGGGGACGGCAGACAGGAGGCCTACTGCGCCGGGTACCGCGGCTACAACGGCTTCTACGGGCACGGCATGGTGGACGCCTTCGCCTCCTCCGGTCCGGCCTCGTGA
- a CDS encoding translation initiation factor IF-2 N-terminal domain-containing protein gives MSNAETPAENTGGTTATPAAGPLADLPARIRVHALAKLLGSSSREVLGKLTELGESVRSAQSSVSREVALRLGEALGVGGTPEETSKTVTSATQPVQQEAPAPAGNESREEGSANRPHVPVFAAPSPVFLPPEPVVEQRPRPAPAEDTPADQQSDEQESAGTDVDGDAEDGEGDGGARRRRRRGRRGRGRGKGGEDGSGEAREDEAGTETGEPGEPAKTMAKDEAGKKDAAKAGSKESGKEAKDKKSEKSDKNDKPGKKDDKDKKDKESDADKDAGDGADAEDGEGSRRRRRRRRRKGGDGDSSDSGEGSTQDDPPNTVVHLRDGKGDGKGESNDKQRDGVRSVRGSTRLEAKRQRRRDGREAGRRRAPILSESEFLARRESVDRTMVVAEKGETTQIGVLEDGVLVEHFVTSAGSGSIVGNVYLGRVQNVLPSMEAAFIDIGRGRNAVLYAGEVDWDAAGLEGKARKIEQALSTGDSVLVQVTKDPVGHKGARLTTQISLPGRFLVYVPAGGATGISRKLPENERRRLKDILKRIVPEDAGVIIRTASEGISEEELGRDVRRLKAQWDVIQEKVSSAGSGSGKKKSGAPTMLYEEPDLLVKVVRDLFTEDFVKLEVQGATAWETINAYVQHVAPDLTERLKRYTGNGDVFADYRIDEQITKALDRKVWLPSGGYLVIDRTEAMTVIDVNTGKFTGSGGNLEETVTRNNLESAEEIVRQLRLRDIGGIIVIDFIDMVLESNRDLVLRRLTECLGRDRTRHQVAEVTSLGLVQMTRKRIGTGLLEAFSSTCEHCKGRGLTVSTEPHRGNGNSQGGGHQHGGSRRSRGRGKGGEESAPAEQRGEAASGPTPEQRESVATAVQAMASASKAAAAKGPDGDGAGTQDVQEQPEQQARNGHHRDQDVPEAAAEPVESVRPVEAGESAATGESAEPVESGEHGESAEPAVPARAPRPTGRRTRRAASRPAGPPVNASDQT, from the coding sequence ATGTCGAACGCGGAGACACCCGCCGAGAACACAGGCGGGACTACCGCCACACCCGCAGCCGGCCCGCTGGCCGACCTGCCCGCGCGGATCAGGGTGCACGCCCTCGCCAAACTGCTCGGTTCGAGTAGCAGGGAGGTGCTCGGCAAGCTGACCGAGCTGGGGGAGAGCGTGCGCAGCGCGCAGTCCAGTGTGTCGCGTGAGGTCGCCTTACGGCTCGGCGAGGCGCTCGGGGTGGGCGGCACGCCCGAGGAAACCAGCAAAACGGTGACATCGGCCACACAACCGGTTCAGCAGGAGGCGCCCGCACCGGCCGGGAACGAGTCGCGCGAGGAGGGGTCCGCGAATCGCCCGCACGTTCCGGTGTTCGCCGCGCCCTCCCCGGTTTTCCTGCCGCCGGAGCCGGTCGTCGAGCAGCGGCCGCGGCCCGCTCCTGCTGAGGACACGCCGGCCGACCAGCAGTCCGATGAGCAGGAATCGGCCGGTACCGACGTGGACGGTGACGCCGAGGACGGCGAAGGCGATGGTGGTGCCCGCCGTCGGCGCCGCCGCGGTCGCCGCGGCCGCGGCCGGGGCAAGGGCGGCGAGGACGGCTCCGGTGAGGCCCGCGAGGACGAGGCGGGCACCGAGACCGGCGAACCGGGCGAGCCTGCCAAGACCATGGCCAAGGACGAGGCGGGCAAGAAGGACGCCGCCAAGGCCGGCAGCAAGGAAAGCGGCAAAGAAGCCAAGGACAAGAAGTCCGAGAAGTCCGACAAGAACGATAAGCCGGGCAAGAAGGACGATAAAGACAAAAAGGACAAAGAGTCGGACGCCGACAAGGACGCCGGTGACGGGGCTGACGCCGAGGACGGCGAGGGGAGCAGGCGCCGTCGGCGGCGCAGGCGCCGCAAGGGCGGGGACGGCGATTCCTCCGACTCCGGCGAGGGCTCCACGCAGGACGATCCGCCGAACACCGTGGTGCACCTCCGCGATGGCAAGGGCGACGGCAAGGGTGAGAGCAACGACAAGCAGCGCGACGGTGTGCGCAGCGTGCGCGGTTCCACCCGGCTGGAGGCCAAGCGGCAGCGCAGGCGGGACGGCAGGGAGGCCGGCCGCCGCCGCGCGCCGATCCTGTCCGAGTCGGAGTTCCTCGCCCGCCGCGAGTCGGTCGATCGCACCATGGTCGTCGCGGAGAAGGGCGAGACAACCCAGATCGGTGTCCTGGAGGACGGGGTGCTGGTCGAGCACTTCGTGACCTCGGCGGGCAGCGGTTCGATCGTGGGCAATGTGTACCTCGGCCGGGTACAGAACGTGCTGCCCTCGATGGAGGCGGCCTTCATCGACATCGGTCGTGGCCGCAACGCCGTGCTGTACGCCGGTGAGGTCGACTGGGACGCCGCCGGGCTGGAGGGCAAGGCGCGCAAGATCGAACAGGCGCTTTCCACCGGCGACAGCGTGCTGGTGCAGGTCACCAAGGATCCGGTCGGGCACAAGGGTGCCCGGCTGACCACGCAGATCTCCCTGCCGGGCCGGTTCCTGGTGTATGTGCCGGCGGGTGGCGCCACCGGAATCTCCCGCAAGCTGCCGGAGAACGAGCGGCGCAGGCTGAAGGACATCCTCAAGCGGATCGTCCCCGAGGACGCCGGTGTGATCATTCGCACCGCATCGGAGGGCATCAGCGAGGAGGAGCTCGGCCGGGACGTGCGGCGGCTGAAGGCGCAGTGGGACGTCATCCAGGAGAAGGTGAGTTCGGCGGGTTCCGGATCGGGCAAGAAGAAGTCCGGGGCGCCCACGATGCTCTACGAGGAGCCCGACCTGCTGGTCAAGGTGGTGCGGGACCTGTTCACCGAGGACTTCGTCAAACTGGAGGTGCAGGGCGCCACCGCGTGGGAGACGATCAACGCCTACGTGCAGCATGTCGCGCCCGACCTCACCGAGCGGCTCAAGCGCTACACCGGCAACGGGGACGTCTTCGCCGACTACCGGATCGACGAGCAGATCACCAAGGCGCTGGACCGCAAGGTGTGGCTGCCATCGGGTGGCTACCTGGTGATCGACCGTACCGAGGCGATGACCGTGATCGACGTGAACACCGGCAAGTTCACCGGTTCCGGCGGCAACCTGGAGGAGACGGTCACCCGCAACAACCTCGAGTCCGCCGAGGAGATCGTGCGCCAGCTGCGGCTGCGGGACATCGGCGGGATCATCGTGATCGACTTCATCGACATGGTGCTGGAGTCCAACCGCGATCTGGTGCTGCGCAGGCTGACCGAGTGCCTCGGGCGGGACCGTACCCGGCATCAGGTCGCCGAGGTGACCTCGCTCGGCCTGGTGCAGATGACCCGCAAGCGGATCGGAACCGGCCTGCTCGAGGCCTTCTCCAGCACCTGCGAGCACTGCAAGGGCCGTGGCCTGACAGTGTCCACCGAGCCGCATCGCGGTAATGGCAACAGCCAGGGCGGCGGGCATCAGCACGGCGGCTCGCGCCGGTCCCGGGGCCGGGGCAAGGGTGGCGAGGAGTCCGCGCCCGCGGAGCAGCGCGGCGAGGCCGCATCCGGGCCGACGCCGGAGCAGCGGGAGTCGGTGGCCACCGCGGTGCAGGCCATGGCCAGCGCCTCGAAGGCGGCCGCGGCGAAGGGCCCGGACGGCGACGGGGCAGGCACGCAGGACGTCCAGGAACAGCCCGAGCAGCAGGCGCGTAACGGTCACCACCGGGACCAGGACGTGCCGGAGGCGGCCGCCGAGCCCGTCGAGTCCGTGCGGCCGGTCGAGGCAGGCGAATCCGCCGCGACCGGGGAGTCCGCCGAGCCCGTTGAGTCCGGGGAGCATGGGGAGTCCGCCGAACCGGCCGTGCCCGCCCGTGCCCCGCGGCCCACCGGCCGCCGTACCCGGCGGGCCGCCTCGCGACCGGCTGGGCCGCCGGTCAACGCCTCGGACCAGACCTGA
- a CDS encoding ABC transporter ATP-binding protein, translated as MVTFVDSDGGTGESLVRGKALVKRFGGFEAVRGIDFDVRQGEAFGFLGPNGAGKSSTMRMIGCVSPRSDGDLTVLGRDPDQEGPRIRARLGVVPQQDNLDGELTVRQNLQVYGRYFGLSRSWVREKATELMEFAQLTDRAQDEVDSLSGGMKRRLTIARSLVNDPELLLLDEPTTGLDPQARHLLWDRLFRLKSRGVTLIITTHYMDEAEQLCDRLVVMDGGRIAAEGSPAELIARYSTREVLELRFTPGTEQDVAGSVEGLAQRTEVLPDRILLYTDMGESTLEQVHARGLRPVSSLVRRSSLEDVFLRLTGRTLVD; from the coding sequence ATGGTGACCTTCGTGGACAGCGATGGGGGCACCGGCGAGTCACTGGTGCGTGGCAAGGCCCTGGTGAAGCGGTTCGGCGGGTTCGAGGCCGTGCGCGGGATCGACTTCGATGTACGGCAGGGCGAGGCCTTCGGGTTCCTCGGTCCCAACGGGGCAGGCAAGTCGTCCACGATGCGGATGATCGGCTGCGTCTCGCCCCGCTCGGACGGTGACCTCACGGTCCTCGGCCGGGACCCCGACCAGGAGGGGCCACGGATCAGGGCGCGGCTGGGCGTGGTGCCCCAGCAGGACAACCTGGACGGCGAGCTCACCGTCCGGCAGAACCTGCAGGTCTACGGCCGCTACTTCGGCCTCTCCCGCTCCTGGGTGCGCGAGAAGGCCACCGAGCTGATGGAGTTCGCGCAGCTCACCGACCGTGCGCAGGACGAGGTGGACTCGCTGTCCGGCGGGATGAAACGCAGGCTGACGATCGCCAGGTCGCTGGTGAACGACCCGGAACTGCTGTTGCTGGACGAGCCGACCACCGGGCTGGACCCACAGGCGCGGCACCTGCTGTGGGACCGGTTGTTCCGGCTGAAGTCCCGGGGCGTCACGTTGATCATCACCACCCACTACATGGACGAGGCCGAGCAGCTGTGCGACCGGCTGGTGGTGATGGACGGCGGGCGGATCGCCGCGGAGGGCTCGCCTGCCGAGCTGATCGCCCGTTACTCCACCCGGGAGGTGCTCGAGCTGCGGTTCACTCCCGGGACCGAGCAGGACGTGGCCGGTTCGGTGGAAGGGCTCGCGCAGCGGACCGAGGTGCTGCCGGACCGGATCCTGCTCTACACCGACATGGGGGAGTCCACCCTGGAGCAGGTGCACGCGCGGGGGCTGCGCCCGGTCTCCAGCCTGGTCCGCCGCAGCTCGCTGGAGGACGTGTTCCTCCGGCTCACCGGCCGGACGCTGGTGGACTGA
- a CDS encoding ABC transporter permease, translated as MALTTSTSTGPSARGGLLLRVLPPALYSGRAGALLERSMLVYSRAWLVFASGVLEPLFYLFAFQIGFGKLVTEVAGPGGQVLSYVSFVAPALLVSSAMNGAVFDATFGVFFKFRWSKLYEAMLSTPVGPLDIAIGEISWAVLRGGVYSVAFFGVMAVMGLVTSPWALLLIPVAVLVAFAFAAIGMACATFLRSPSQFEFIQLALIPMFLFSTTFFPLSVYPDALQVVVQCIPLYHGVELARGLAVGVLDPSMLGHTAYLLALAGFGAWATARRIGKLLLR; from the coding sequence GTGGCACTCACTACCTCCACCTCAACCGGACCGTCGGCCCGCGGCGGCCTGCTGCTGCGGGTGCTGCCACCCGCGCTGTACTCCGGCCGGGCCGGTGCCCTGCTGGAACGCTCCATGCTGGTGTACTCGCGGGCCTGGCTGGTGTTCGCCTCCGGGGTGCTGGAGCCGTTGTTCTACCTGTTCGCCTTCCAGATCGGCTTCGGCAAGCTGGTCACCGAGGTGGCGGGCCCCGGTGGCCAGGTGCTGAGCTACGTGTCCTTCGTCGCCCCGGCGCTGCTGGTGTCCTCGGCGATGAACGGCGCGGTCTTCGACGCGACCTTCGGGGTGTTCTTCAAGTTCCGCTGGTCCAAGCTGTACGAGGCGATGCTGTCCACCCCGGTGGGGCCGCTGGACATCGCGATCGGGGAGATCAGCTGGGCGGTGCTGCGCGGCGGGGTCTACTCGGTCGCCTTCTTCGGGGTGATGGCCGTGATGGGACTGGTCACCTCGCCGTGGGCGCTGCTGCTGATCCCGGTTGCCGTGCTCGTCGCGTTCGCCTTCGCGGCGATCGGGATGGCCTGCGCCACCTTCCTGCGCTCGCCGTCCCAGTTCGAGTTCATCCAGCTCGCGCTGATCCCGATGTTCCTGTTTTCCACGACCTTCTTCCCGCTTTCGGTGTATCCCGACGCGCTCCAGGTCGTGGTGCAGTGCATCCCGCTGTACCACGGGGTGGAGCTGGCGCGCGGGCTGGCCGTCGGGGTGCTGGACCCGAGCATGCTCGGCCACACGGCGTACCTGCTGGCGCTGGCAGGGTTCGGGGCCTGGGCCACCGCACGCCGGATCGGCAAGCTGCTGCTGCGCTGA
- a CDS encoding ABC transporter permease has protein sequence MTTVESTGRVVGHLRAMWLRVEGHWVWYRRYWSSSLYSSGLQPVLFLAAMGLGFGSQVEPGAATGGLSYLHYVAPAMLLSGAVMFAVGESSYPVLSGFKWQKQYIAVTATPITPGQLLGGQLLWVCMRLLLAGASYLVIASLFGAWLNAGALLVVPIGVLTGLACAAPVTALAASTFDEGERFAAVFRFVVMPMTLFAGTFFPITQIPLALRWLAWISPLWHGNELARGVTLGGLGPLPALGHAAFLGGVVLAGILVARHWFYRRLVV, from the coding sequence ATGACGACGGTGGAGTCAACCGGGCGGGTGGTCGGCCACCTGCGGGCGATGTGGCTGCGGGTCGAAGGCCACTGGGTCTGGTACCGGCGTTACTGGTCCTCGAGCCTGTACTCCTCGGGCCTGCAACCGGTGCTGTTCCTGGCCGCGATGGGCCTCGGTTTCGGCTCCCAGGTGGAGCCGGGCGCGGCCACCGGTGGGCTGTCCTACCTGCATTACGTGGCCCCGGCCATGCTGCTGTCCGGGGCGGTCATGTTCGCCGTCGGCGAGTCCAGCTACCCGGTGCTGTCCGGATTCAAATGGCAGAAGCAGTACATCGCGGTGACCGCCACCCCGATCACGCCGGGACAGTTGCTTGGCGGGCAGCTGCTCTGGGTATGCATGCGTCTGCTCCTGGCCGGCGCCAGCTATCTGGTGATCGCCAGCCTGTTCGGTGCCTGGCTCAACGCGGGCGCCCTGCTGGTCGTACCGATCGGCGTGCTCACCGGGCTGGCCTGCGCGGCACCGGTGACGGCACTGGCCGCCAGCACCTTCGACGAGGGGGAGCGGTTCGCCGCCGTGTTCCGCTTCGTGGTCATGCCGATGACCTTGTTCGCCGGGACGTTCTTCCCGATCACGCAGATCCCGCTGGCGCTGCGCTGGCTGGCCTGGATCTCCCCGCTGTGGCACGGCAACGAGCTGGCGCGCGGGGTGACCCTCGGCGGCCTCGGCCCGCTGCCCGCCCTGGGGCACGCGGCGTTCCTCGGTGGTGTCGTACTGGCCGGGATACTGGTGGCCCGGCACTGGTTCTACCGTCGGCTGGTGGTCTGA
- a CDS encoding phosphodiester glycosidase family protein — translation MKNSRPAAIGAVALVLLLPAAPVAADPLAAPLGPPPAESAPAASSAGEGPATYLPAGPSVRSAADQGLVTSSSTTPVAPGLRLTEFDRFDPNGWIRGDTLAVDLGSGSLRPNYLSPGTVSTRTPLSEQVASTGAVAGVNGDFFDISATGAPLGVGIEDGELHTAPASGHNLTAAVTEQGKARLAEVFLRASLTLPGGERVTVTNLNGAKVAGDGIGLYTPLWGKASRHTAVAGAQRVLEVELRDGVVARMRDEPVEGPVPAGSMLLLARGSGVDALAGLRPGDRVGVRYAPRSDAGDIAVAVGGNRVLVADGEIQPVDNVAAHPRTAVGFSADGDRMWLVTIDGRQADSRGMTELELARHLKSLGAHDAINLDGGGSSTLLARQQGEQTAEVRNSPSDGQQRPVPNGFGIGTEPGSGKLTGFAPGPAQETEDAGRVLSGLTRELVARGHDETGAPVPARPFWFTTNPLRGTVNGSEFTARRDWFDPARHAEVDVYAAGRGAVDHTTLTVLGSPVRLGSSTEQVALSGSGASGRFQVYGYDADGYGTWIEPEDVRLDYDPDVVRVEPDGDGFLVTAVAESGATAITASAAGLTTNLAASVGSENQVLSPLDNSTEWHASVYPSVVGAALSDADGREGGSGLAMDYRLTGANATRAAYVNAREPLSLPSGTKKIGLWVNGDGNGAWLRAELRDNSGVRSIVDLTRKVDWTGWRYVQGTVPAGLPDGQRLVRFYAVETAAERQYHGRLVFDDLTVGVAPSVRVPADPPERDVSLVTDGVAGTQGLRVAVVSDAQFTADNPDGPLVAQARRSLREAVAARPDVVLINGDFVDRGTAPDFDLARSLIDQELAGKVPWYYLPGNHEADGGHGLREFTAEFGATHRVVDLEGIRMVLLDTSRGSLRAGGFDQVRMLRSALEQARADDAVRGVLVAMHHPVEDPSPTGNSQLADRKEAGLVTEWLTEFERRSGKPAGVVTAHAGVFDLSRVDGVPYLVNGNAGKAPSAAPGDGGFTGWSMLRVDPRARQQVRIETRAHVDELVLDGPARLSPRESARVTASVRQGQRSVPVGYPVSADWAGESRTHIAEPAPWGGTTRPAPWDVASFDPATGTLTALRAGTARLRVTVNGQSELLTVRIG, via the coding sequence GTGAAGAATTCACGTCCTGCCGCCATCGGGGCCGTCGCGCTGGTCCTGCTGCTGCCGGCCGCGCCGGTCGCCGCCGATCCGCTCGCGGCCCCGCTCGGGCCGCCGCCCGCCGAGTCCGCGCCCGCGGCCTCCTCCGCGGGCGAGGGGCCTGCGACCTACCTGCCCGCGGGCCCCTCGGTGCGGTCGGCAGCGGACCAGGGCCTGGTCACCAGCAGTTCGACCACGCCGGTGGCACCCGGGCTGCGGCTCACCGAGTTCGACCGGTTCGACCCGAACGGCTGGATCCGCGGCGACACTCTGGCCGTCGACCTCGGTTCCGGTTCACTGCGGCCGAACTATCTGAGCCCCGGCACGGTGTCCACCCGGACCCCGTTGTCGGAGCAGGTGGCCAGTACCGGCGCGGTGGCCGGGGTGAATGGCGACTTCTTCGACATCAGCGCCACCGGGGCGCCGCTCGGGGTCGGCATCGAGGACGGCGAGCTGCACACGGCGCCCGCCTCCGGGCACAACCTCACCGCCGCCGTCACCGAGCAGGGCAAGGCGCGGCTGGCCGAGGTGTTCCTGCGGGCCTCGCTCACCCTGCCGGGCGGCGAGCGGGTCACCGTGACCAACCTGAACGGCGCGAAGGTCGCCGGGGACGGCATCGGGCTGTACACCCCGTTGTGGGGCAAGGCATCCCGGCACACCGCGGTCGCGGGCGCGCAGCGGGTACTCGAGGTGGAACTGCGCGACGGCGTGGTGGCGCGGATGCGGGACGAGCCGGTCGAGGGCCCGGTTCCAGCGGGCAGTATGTTGCTGCTGGCGAGGGGTTCCGGGGTGGACGCCCTGGCCGGGCTGCGCCCCGGCGACCGGGTCGGGGTGCGATACGCCCCGCGCAGTGACGCGGGGGATATCGCGGTGGCCGTCGGCGGGAACCGGGTGCTGGTCGCCGACGGCGAGATCCAGCCGGTGGACAACGTGGCGGCGCACCCGCGCACCGCGGTCGGCTTCTCCGCGGACGGCGACCGGATGTGGCTGGTGACCATCGACGGGAGGCAGGCCGACAGCCGCGGCATGACCGAGCTGGAACTGGCCCGGCATCTGAAGTCCCTCGGCGCGCACGACGCGATCAACCTGGACGGCGGCGGTTCCTCCACCCTGCTGGCCAGGCAACAGGGCGAGCAGACGGCCGAGGTGCGCAACTCGCCATCGGACGGGCAGCAGCGCCCGGTGCCCAACGGGTTCGGCATCGGCACCGAACCGGGCAGTGGCAAGCTGACCGGCTTCGCCCCTGGCCCCGCGCAGGAGACCGAGGACGCCGGAAGGGTGCTGTCCGGGTTGACCCGCGAGCTCGTCGCCCGCGGGCACGACGAGACCGGCGCCCCGGTGCCGGCGCGGCCGTTCTGGTTCACCACGAACCCGTTGCGGGGCACCGTGAACGGTTCGGAGTTCACCGCGCGGCGGGACTGGTTCGATCCCGCGCGGCACGCCGAGGTGGACGTGTACGCGGCCGGCAGGGGCGCGGTGGACCACACCACGCTCACCGTGCTCGGCAGCCCGGTGCGGCTGGGCAGCAGCACCGAGCAGGTGGCACTGTCCGGCTCCGGCGCGAGCGGCCGGTTCCAGGTCTACGGCTACGACGCCGACGGATACGGTACCTGGATCGAGCCCGAGGACGTGCGGCTCGACTACGACCCCGATGTGGTGCGGGTGGAACCGGACGGCGACGGGTTCCTGGTCACCGCCGTGGCCGAGTCCGGCGCCACCGCGATCACCGCGAGCGCCGCGGGCCTGACCACCAACCTGGCCGCCTCGGTCGGCAGCGAGAACCAGGTTCTGTCCCCATTGGACAATTCGACGGAGTGGCACGCCAGCGTTTACCCGAGTGTTGTCGGGGCTGCACTGTCCGATGCGGACGGACGGGAAGGCGGTAGCGGTCTGGCCATGGACTACCGGCTCACCGGGGCCAACGCCACCCGCGCCGCCTATGTCAACGCCAGGGAACCGCTGTCCCTGCCGTCGGGCACCAAGAAGATCGGCCTCTGGGTCAACGGCGACGGCAACGGCGCCTGGCTGCGCGCCGAACTGCGGGACAACTCCGGCGTGCGGTCCATTGTGGACCTCACGCGCAAGGTCGACTGGACCGGCTGGCGCTACGTGCAGGGCACCGTCCCCGCCGGACTGCCGGACGGGCAGCGGCTGGTCAGGTTCTACGCGGTGGAGACCGCTGCCGAGCGGCAGTACCATGGCAGGCTGGTGTTCGACGACCTCACCGTCGGGGTCGCGCCCTCCGTGCGGGTGCCTGCCGACCCGCCCGAACGCGACGTCTCGCTGGTGACCGACGGGGTGGCCGGTACCCAGGGTCTGCGGGTGGCGGTGGTCAGCGACGCCCAGTTCACCGCCGACAACCCGGACGGCCCGCTGGTGGCACAGGCCCGGCGGTCGCTGCGGGAGGCGGTGGCGGCCCGGCCGGACGTGGTGCTGATCAACGGTGACTTCGTCGACCGCGGCACCGCGCCGGACTTCGACCTGGCCCGCTCGTTGATCGACCAGGAACTGGCGGGCAAGGTGCCGTGGTACTACCTGCCGGGCAACCACGAGGCCGACGGCGGGCACGGGCTGCGCGAGTTCACCGCGGAGTTCGGCGCCACCCACCGCGTGGTTGACCTCGAAGGCATCCGGATGGTGCTGCTGGACACCTCGCGCGGCAGCCTGCGCGCCGGCGGGTTCGACCAGGTGCGGATGCTGCGTTCGGCGCTGGAGCAGGCCCGTGCGGACGACGCCGTGCGCGGGGTGCTGGTGGCCATGCACCACCCGGTCGAGGACCCCAGTCCGACCGGCAACTCGCAGCTGGCCGACCGCAAGGAGGCCGGGCTGGTGACCGAGTGGCTGACCGAGTTCGAGCGGCGGTCAGGGAAACCGGCCGGGGTGGTGACCGCGCATGCCGGCGTGTTCGACCTGTCCAGGGTCGACGGGGTGCCGTACCTGGTGAACGGCAACGCGGGCAAGGCACCCTCGGCCGCCCCCGGTGATGGCGGGTTCACCGGCTGGAGCATGTTGCGGGTCGACCCCCGTGCCCGGCAGCAGGTCCGGATCGAGACCAGGGCGCACGTGGACGAGCTGGTCCTGGACGGCCCGGCCAGGCTGTCCCCGCGGGAGAGCGCGCGGGTGACCGCGAGCGTGCGGCAGGGGCAGCGCAGCGTTCCGGTCGGCTACCCGGTCAGCGCGGACTGGGCGGGCGAGTCCCGCACGCATATCGCGGAACCGGCGCCGTGGGGCGGCACCACCAGGCCCGCACCCTGGGACGTGGCCTCCTTCGACCCCGCCACCGGCACGTTGACCGCGTTGCGCGCGGGGACCGCCCGGCTGCGGGTCACGGTGAACGGGCAGAGCGAGCTGCTGACCGTGCGGATCGGCTAA
- the rplU gene encoding 50S ribosomal protein L21, whose amino-acid sequence MSAYAIVKTGGKQYKVAVGDVVEVEKLEGEPGTEHTFPAVLYVDGGEVTTDADALAKVSVTGKVVEQAKGPKIRIHKFKNKTGYQKRQGHRQRLTRVEVTGINK is encoded by the coding sequence GTGTCGGCGTACGCGATCGTCAAGACCGGCGGTAAGCAGTACAAGGTGGCCGTCGGCGACGTCGTCGAGGTCGAGAAGCTCGAGGGCGAGCCGGGCACCGAGCACACCTTCCCCGCCGTGCTGTATGTCGATGGCGGCGAGGTCACCACGGACGCTGACGCGCTGGCGAAGGTCTCGGTCACCGGCAAGGTCGTCGAGCAGGCCAAAGGGCCCAAGATCCGCATCCACAAGTTCAAGAACAAGACCGGTTACCAGAAGCGGCAGGGTCACCGCCAGCGGTTGACCCGCGTCGAGGTCACCGGCATCAACAAGTAA